A part of Cervus elaphus chromosome 11, mCerEla1.1, whole genome shotgun sequence genomic DNA contains:
- the FNDC4 gene encoding fibronectin type III domain-containing protein 4, with product MPRCLPADSVGTMASLMPLSPYLSPTVLLLVSCDLGFVRADRPPSPVNVTVTHLRANSATVSWDVPEGNIVIGYSISQQRQNGPGQRVIREVNTTTRACALWGLAEDSDYTVQVRSIGLRGESPPGPRVHFRTLKGSDRLPSNSSSPGDITVEGLDGERPLQTGEVVIIVVVLLMWAAVIGLFCRQYDIIKDNDSNNNPKEKGKGPEQSPQGRPVGTRQKKSPSINTIDV from the exons ATGCCCCGGTGCCTCCCAGCGGACTCGGTGGGGACCATGGCTTCGCTAATGCCCCTCTCCCCATATCTAAGCCCCACGGTCCTTCTGCTGGTCAGTTGTGACCTGGGCTTTGTGCGAGCAG ACCGGCCTCCGTCTCCTGTGAATGTGACAGTCACTCACCTCAGAGCCAACTCGGCCACTGTGTCCTGGGACGTCCCAGAAGGCAACATCGTCATTGGCTACTCCATTTCCCAGCAA CGACAGAATGGCCCTGGGCAACGTGTGATCCGAGAGGTGAACACCACGACTCGGGCCTGTGCTCTCTGGGGCCTGGCTGAAGACAGTGACTACACAGTGCAGGTCAGGAGCATCGGCCTCCGGGGAGAAAGCCCCCCAGGGCCACGGGTGCACTTCCGAACTCTCAAGGGGTCTGACCGGCTACCCTCCAACAGCTCAAGCCCAG gtGACATCACAGTGGAGGGTCTGGATGGAGAGCGACCACTGCAGACGGGGGAGGTGGTCATCATTGTGGTGGTGTTGCTCATGTGGGCTG CTGTAATCGGGCTATTCTGCCGTCAGTATGACATCATCAAGGACAATGACTCCAACAACAACcccaaggagaaggggaagggaccGGAACAGAGTCCTCAGGGAAGGCCAGTGGGGACAAGACAG AAAAAGTCACCATCCATCAATACTATTGACGTATGA